The following proteins come from a genomic window of Metarhizium brunneum chromosome 2, complete sequence:
- the alg-2 gene encoding Alpha-1,3/1,6-mannosyltransferase alg-2, producing the protein MDASTPNPPTLGTDAVGSTIVFFHPDLGIGGAERLVVDAAVGLQTRGHKVVIFTNHCDPTHCFDECRDGNPPPPFLTLEVCLLLKKIPPQGTLDVRVRGNSIVPPSIFSRLTILCAILRHIHLLLTIHLTGELAALSPRAFIVDQLSAGLPLMRFLAPDVPVLFYCHFPDLLLAQGRQSLVKRLYRVPFDRLEEWSMGFAHAVAVNSKFTRGIVGNTWPALQNKVPINVVYPCVDTHTTHETAPDEAKLAAGKKLILSINRFERKKDIGLAIRAFAQIPEEQRRGARLVLAGGYDARVSENVLYHAELQALATSLSLAHHTLTPAELGSAAAPPDAQVLFLLSVPGALKAALLRAARLLVYTPANEHFGIVPLEAMLARVPVLAANTGGPVETVADRETGWLRDPADAPAWTNAMARCLALPDDQLAAMGDAGRRRVRELFGRDKMAQTLDESLVQIAGLAEERRVSGAAGFGVLAAFIAVCAVLAAWFAF; encoded by the exons atggacgcAAGCACGCCCAATCCGCCTACCCTAGGCACCGACGCCGTCGGCAGCACAATTGTCTTCTTCCACCCCGAcctcggcatcggcggcgcagaacgcctcgtcgtcgacgcagCCGTGGGCCTGCAAACCCGCGGCCATAAAgtcgtcatcttcaccaaccaCTGCGATCCGACACATTGCTTCGACGAGTGTCGCGATGGTAAccctcctccccccttcTTGACCCTTGAAGTCTGTCTCCTGCTAAAAAAAATTCCTCCCCAAGGAACCCTCGACGTCCGCGTCCGCGGCAACTCCATCGTCCCGCCCTCCATCTTCTCGCGCCTGACGATCCTGTGCGCCATCCTCCGCCATATCCACCTCCTCCTAACCATTCACCTGACGGGCGAGCTCGCGGCCCTCAGTCCACGCGCCTTCATCGTCGACCAGCTCTCCGCCGGCCTCCCTCTCATGCGGTTCCTCGCCCCCGACGTGCCCGTCCTCTTCTACTGCCACTTCCCGGACCTGCTGCTCGCCCAGGGCCGCCAATCCCTCGTGAAGCGCCTTTACCGCGTGCCCTTTGACCGCCTAGAAGAATGGAGTATGGGCTTCGCCcacgccgtggccgtcaacTCCAAATTCACCCGCGGCATCGTGGGTAACACCTGGCCCGCCCTGCAGAACAAGGTGCCGATCAACGTCGTCTACCCCTGCGTCGACACCCACACCACGCACGAGACGGCgccagacgaggccaagctggccgcgGGCAAGAAGCTGATCCTGAGCATCAACCGCTTCGAGCGCAAGAAGGACATTGGACTGGCAATCAGGGCGTTTGCCCAGATCCCCGAGGAGCAGCGACGCGGCGCGCGCCTCGTGCTCGCCG gcggcTACGACGCCCGTGTGTCCGAAAACGTCCTCTACCACGCCGAGCTCCAGGCGCTCGCGACGTCCCTCTCGCTCGCGCACCACACCCTCACGCCCGCGGAGCTCGGctcggccgccgcgcccCCAGACGCCCAGGTGCTCTTCCTCCTCAGCGTCCCCGGCGCGCTCAAGGCGGCGCTCCTCCGCGCCGCCCGCCTGCTCGTGTACACCCCGGCAAACGAGCACTTTGGCATCGTGCCCCTCGAGGCCATGCTCGCGCGCGTCCCCGTGCTGGCCGCCAACACGGGCGGGCCCGTCGAGACCGTTGCCGACCGGGAAACAGGCTGGCTGCGCGACCCGGCCGACGCGCCTGCCTGGACCAACGCCATGGCGCGCTGCCTCGCGCTGCCCGACGACCAGCTCGCCGCCATGGGGGAcgccggccgccgccgcgtcaGGGAGCTGTTTGGCCGGGACAAGATGGCCCAGACGCTGGACGAGAGCCTGGTCCAGATTGCGGGTCTTGCCGAGGAGAGGCGTGTCTCCGGCGCCGCGGGCTTTGGTGTCCTGGCGGCCTTTATCGCCGTCTGCGCCGTTTTGGCGGCCTGGTTTGCATTTTGA
- the SAT3_0 gene encoding Short-chain dehydrogenase/reductase SAT3: MSSSSSSSPYNAASLFGVKELVAVVTGGGSGLGAITTHALVANGAKAVYILGRREEALLTTKKNASNPDVVHTIVCDVTSKDSLAAAANLVREETGYINVLYANSGVIKAATAPHDASDDIKSLQQKLWKPDMEDFTTTLHVNVTGAFYTAIAFLDLLDEGNKRAIVAAKSQIILISSIASFSRTPLAGFSYSASKAAITQLTKQLSSTLAQYKIRVNAIAPGFFPSEMTQDMPYMKTEKDPREEGALHSSVVPLERVGSEEDFAGVALFLASKAGGYVDGAIILADGGRISLLPSSY; encoded by the coding sequence atgtcatcatcatcatcatcatcaccctACAATGCAGCTTCACTTTTTGGGGTCAAAGAGCTTGTTGCTGTCGTCACTGGCGGCGGTTCTGGCCTTGGTGCCATTACCACGCATGCATTGGTAGCCAATGGCGCCAAGGCAGTGTACATACTTGGTCGACGGGAAGAGGCCCTGCTCACaaccaagaagaatgcatccAATCCGGACGTGGTTCACACCATTGTTTGCGACGTCACTTCCAAAGACAGTCTTGCTGCCGCAGCGAACCTGGTACGCGAGGAAACTGGCTATATCAATGTGCTCTATGCCAACAGTGGCGTGATCAaggcggccacggcaccTCATGACGCCAGCGACGACATCAAGAGCCTACAACAGAAGTTATGGAagccagacatggaggatTTCACCACCACATTGCATGTGAACGTCACTGGCGCATTCTACACAGCCATTGCCTTTCTTGACCTACTGGACGAGGGAAACAAGCGAGCCATCGTGGCAGCAAAGTCTCAGATTATTCTGATCTCATCCATTGCCAGTTTCTCGCGCACGCCCCTCGCTGGCTTTTCCTACAGCGCAAGCAAAGCAGCCATTACTCAGCTAACCAAGCAGCTGTCATCCACATTGGCGCAGTATAAAATCCGAGTCAATGCGATTGCTCCAGGCTTCTTCCCTAGTGAGATGACCCAGGACATGCCATACATGAAAACCGAAAAGGACccaagggaggagggagcCCTGCATTCAAGCGTGGTGCCACTAGAGAGAGTCGGATCTGAGGAGGATTTTGCCGGTGTCGCATtattcttggccagcaaggcAGGGGGCTACGTTGATGGAGCCATCATTCTTGCTGACGGCGGCAGAATAAGCTTGCTTCCCAGTAGCTATTAA
- the cdc11 gene encoding Septation initiation network scaffold protein cdc11, whose amino-acid sequence MAHAWLDSLSEDWVSQPGSDASDGQLPPLPSPDEIETPQIKQFPSRIPRRAGNRSSLPSVDSNSPHVLSERSANDINVSIKRLPSKLSQEVSADVSRSISNETDGSVVHNRVPSQGSPDKNSETPEWKRRLVYGDVAYGEQRDLFCSAAVGLQDMFKPPQEGEEESGLGGDTSQHVDMTMPSSPPTYPQPVTDEDLDGFPDFDEDEEYPEDVTPSPSPRRLQKEIKYKLNESSPIPDSRKSGQPRVDDTLEHQTEHDISRDESCLTAPLDKEAASRKPSGQSDTRNEDFSPILIGKHNGTNGNVNFAPIEVPVDQLWQKLERLRVNQLLLDSQANHQAGIDASPRPPANMETTEDYIQNGGFINVRRGGRSGDGSFYNRGLSSELGADTSQMFPEESLQASTPKEFPSVRTLGTNPYPTFQITQSPSLPRAPFPSPEKKQLVPEQTRPPATSPLKLFGPYDTFTNQTLLRRISQFEETSGSPSQRSTTSDVIDHHPEDESALSASTLQRRNISKFGGGDLDGFEFQGDISDEIYEDSDVVGKENVAPNEPSLPSYPLRGIQAQDSSPDGYSGLVIERKRSKNETPSRVRDGETPISSNGASVTSGSPRRDLGSESKRPRTSPSKHPTPKRRRTLHRSDIAFGRESKEEAADTTHLQMHSLSSSKKRKDALPGNFEVADPNILASRPMLQPRSPTSSRGSSASYGQAQKSHLRNPANELPTPPSDAPTETDRKPSIRTQDFVDQAAQIMAMIRNQVQPELASLEESEEYIEAEDRRPSSGAESYQDSTSEPFSRPPSREGHPISWVPPRQDDPELANRLKQYEEFSDMGDVISSSVRSLGLAKNAMPASQDPTRRIDGGNQLRSNIMPIPVRGEVISDLPNVRITTNPLANAEQGSSSQEYPSHSSNRSTSQTYPSASSRGSESRRTIMPESVSHLIPDRVGSMCLDKDKKVWIKRKESVSVPECDILPSEDSEEDPFASIPDLSVDMTREMHNLRLATAGKEPAMDNPEERSSPRSPPRRVVSRGYVTLSPSQHMSPQDGAFTNEEVEKVEGLSDYRKGDSTTKTQAGHHRGSNAPSLTKRRNLTISFSSPIASVIRDISLEDLDSIEESDDRDEANNAEASTHRSPHRSSSQVEAKPRKGSQHVRANPSQAPLRQASFRGPAFIPRPVSRIDEQDEESTVELANEDRQLSVIGEQSMLNHKTPDGRRASLSFVFSQTPGNRALALSAEDSEFIGRNVGKLSLSPLSEFTLNNADHSFGFEVSYVMGPRHMATGDGSNKVLSMTIRELVDRLSEAEPHESFWEDLSELDLHDKRLASLHMLDEFCGKLVTLDVSGNKLNHLEGVPSTIRELKVSQNFLTELTSWDHLMNLQYVDISGNEVTSLSALKNLVHLRSIKADNNQLTSLDGLDAHDGLLHVRARNNMIEEVDFAASRFVRLEDLDLGGNRISSVQNLDMLPALARLKLSKNKLTALPMAECMKSLRHLDVSDNELLVLDIASFPSLHSIHADRNHISQVCGFDRTRRLDSLSLREQRGKTPLDLGFLSSAYEVRKLFLSGNYMREFEPRVDFLNMQLLELSNCGLQRLPDKMGQLMPNLRTLNINFNALSDLSPLQFIPRLKKLLAAGNRLADSTRVTQLLTEFPHLTRLDVRDNPVTLGFYAPLQVLVPTDGSGVADPFVLPDADVARDEMFASRLDEATRLRRRLHQVVLVASCGRLRMLDGLAVRRREVLARDQMLQTLINDGLVPDPERPQVQEKESEPIDANLNGPDAIDEETMADEQARAQLEEEAETAWHNTIHENQ is encoded by the coding sequence ATGGCGCATGCTTGGTTGGACTCCCTGTCGGAGGACTGGGTCTCTCAGCCTGGATCAGATGCATCTGATGGACAGCTCCCACCGCTCCCATCGCCAGACGAAATCGAGACGCCGCAAATAAAACAGTTCCCTAGCCGCATACCGCGCAGAGCCGGCAACAGGTCGTCGTTGCCTTCGGTAGATAGCAATAGTCCCCATGTTCTGAGCGAGCGCAGCGCCAACGACATCAACGTCTCCATCAAGAGATTGCCTTCGAAGCTGTCGCAAGAAGTCAGCGCAGACGTATCGCGATCCATTTCGAACGAGACAGATGGATCTGTTGTTCACAACAGAGTGCCGAGTCAAGGATCCCCAGATAAAAATAGCGAGACTCCAGAATGGAAGCGGCGCTTGGTATATGGTGACGTTGCATATGGCGAACAACGAGACCTCTTTTGCTCAGCTGCAGTTGGTCTTCAAGATATGTTCAAGCCTCCACaagaaggcgaagaggaGTCGGGACTCGGTGGTGATACATCTCAACATGTCGacatgacgatgccgtcaagCCCACCAACATACCCCCAACCTGTTACTGACGAGGACCTTGACGGGTTTCCCGAttttgacgaggatgaagaataCCCCGAGGACGTTACGCCGAGCCCGAGCCCCAGGCGCTTGCAAAAAGAAATAAAGTACAAATTGAACGAAAGTTCGCCAATTCCCGACTCTCGTAAATCGGGCCAGCCTCGAGTCGACGACACGCTGGAGCATCAAACCGAACACGACATATCCCGCGACGAGAGCTGTCTGACTGCCCCCCTTGACAAAGAAGCCGCATCAAGGAAGCCTAGTGGTCAGAGCGACACGCGAAATGAAGATTTCAGCCCGATCTTGATCGGCAAACATAACGGCACAAACGGAAATGTGAATTTTGCCCCGATTGAGGTGCCCGTCGATCAACTCTGGCAAAAGCTGGAGCGACTACGAGTAAATCAATTGCTGCTTGATTCTCAGGCAAACCATCAGGCTGGTATTGATGCGAGTCCCAGACCTCCAGCCAACATGGAAACAACCGAAGATTATATCCAGAACGGAGGCTTCATCAACGTGCGACGTGGAGGAAGGTCCGGCGACGGCTCGTTTTACAACAGGGGTTTAAGCTCAGAACTCGGCGCCGACACATCACAAATGTTTCCAGAGGAGTCTTTACAAGCTAGTACTCCTAAAGAGTTCCCATCAGTGCGGACTCTGGGAACGAATCCATACCCTACGTTTCAGATCACGCAAAGTCCTTCTCTGCCTCGAGCACCCTTCCCGAGTCCTGAAAAGAAGCAGCTTGTACCTGAACAGACTCGAccaccagccaccagcccCCTGAAATTATTTGGGCCGTACGACACATTTACCAACCAAACCTTGCTTAGGCGTATTAGTCAATTCGAGGAGACATCGGGCAGCCCGTCCCAAAGGTCCACGACGTCCGATGTTATTGACCATCACCCTGAGGATGAAAGTGCGCTATCTGCGTCCACCCTGCAGAGACGAAACATCAGTAAATTTGGTGGGGGCGACTTGGATGGATTTGAATTTCAAGGTGACATATCCGACGAAATCTACGAAGATTCTGACGTAGTGGGCAAAGAAAACGTTGCGCCAAATGAGCCCTCCCTGCCATCATATCCGCTCCGAGGAATTCAAGCACAGGATTCCTCGCCTGATGGCTACTCTGGTCTAGTCATCGAGCGGAAACGCAGCAAAAACGAAACGCCATCTCGTGTAAGAGATGGCGAGACTCCCATATCATCAAATGGAGCATCAGTCACGTCTGGATCACCTAGACGGGATCTCGGGTCAGAGAGCAAGCGGCCGCGAACTTCTCCTTCGAAACACCCGACACCGAAACGAAGGCGAACGCTGCATCGATCAGATATTGCGTTTGGCCGAGAGTctaaagaagaagcagctgaTACCACCCATCTACAGATGCATTCGCTCTCGTCGAGTAAAAAGCGCAAAGATGCTCTGCCTGGTAATTTTGAAGTAGCAGATCCCAACATTCTAGCTTCAAGGCCTATGCTGCAGCCACGAAGTCCAACATCTAGCAGGGGTTCATCAGCGTCATATGGCCAAGCCCAGAAGTCACATCTTCGGAACCCTGCCAACGAGCTCCCAACTCCACCAAGTGATGCTCCGACCGAGACGGACCGCAAGCCATCTATACGCACTCAGGACTTTGTGGACCAAGCGGCTCAAATAATGGCTATGATTCGAAACCAAGTGCAGCCAGAGCTGGCGAGCCTTGAAGAGTCTGAGGAGTATATTGAGGCAGAAGATCGACGACCATCATCAGGCGCGGAATCCTACCAAGATTCCACAAGCGAGCCCTTCTCCCGGCCTCCTAGCAGAGAAGGACACCCCATATCTTGGGTACCTCCACGTCAAGATGACCCAGAGTTGGCGAACAGGCTGAAACAATATGAGGAATTCAGTGATATGGGCGATGTCATTTCATCTTCGGTGAGATCTCTGGGTCTTGCGAAGAACGCCATGCCGGCATCACAGGATCCAACGCGACGAATTGATGGAGGAAATCAGTTGCGATCCAATATCATGCCGATTCCCGTGCGGGGTGAAGTAATTAGTGACCTCCCGAATGTGCGAATCACCACCAATCCTCTCGCCAACGCAGAGCAGGGGAGCTCGTCACAAGAGTATCCTTCACATTCATCGAACAGATCTACAAGCCAAACCTACCCATCGGCGTCATCGAGGGGATCCGAGTCTAGGCGCACAATAATGCCAGAGAGCGTATCCCATTTAATTCCTGACAGAGTTGGCAGCATGTGTTTGgacaaagacaagaaggTGTGGATCAAGAGAAAGGAGTCAGTGTCGGTACCGGAATGCGATATTCTACCCTCGGAGGACAGTGAAGAGGATCCGTTCGCCAGTATTCCTGATCTTTCAGTTGACATGACAAGGGAGATGCATAATCTTAGACTTGCTACTGCTGGCAAGGAGCCAGCGATGGACAACCCTGAGGAGCGAAGCTCACCAAGGAGCCCCCCTCGACGAGTGGTGAGCAGAGGATATGTAACCCTGTCACCCAGTCAGCATATGAGTCCTCAGGACGGGGCCTTCACGAACGAAGAAGTTGAAAAAGTCGAGGGTCTTTCCGACTATCGCAAAGGAGATTCTACGACCAAAACCCAAGCTGGCCACCACAGAGGGAGCAATGCTCCATCGTTGACGAAGCGCCGGAACCTTACCATCTCGTTCTCTTCACCCATTGCATCTGTGATACGGGACATATCTCTTGAAGACCTGGATAGTATTGAGGAATCGGACGACCGTGACGAGGCTAACAACGCTGAAGCATCAACTCATCGGTCACCGCACCGATCCTCGTCACAGGTGGAAGCTAAACCGAGGAAAGGCTCTCAGCATGTTCGCGCAAACCCCAGCCAGGCTCCATTGAGACAAGCATCTTTCCGTGGCCCAGCCTTTATCCCTCGTCCTGTATCTCGTATTGACGAGCAAGACGAAGAGAGCACTGTTGAGCTTGCAAATGAAGACCGCCAGCTTAGTGTCATTGGGGAGCAAAGCATGCTGAACCATAAGACGCCGGACGGACGGCGGGCCAGCCTGAGCTTTGTTTTCAGCCAAACACCAGGGAACAGGGCGCTCGCTCTATCCGCCGAAGATAGTGAATTTATCGGACGAAATGTTGGCAAGCTATCGCTAAGCCCCCTCTCCGAGTTCACTCTCAACAATGCCGACCACTCTTTTGGATTTGAAGTCAGCTACGTCATGGGTCCTCGACACATGGCTACAGGGGACGGCTCTAATAAAGTTTTGTCCATGACGATAAGAGAACTGGTGGACCGACTCAGTGAAGCAGAGCCGCATGAATCCTTTTGGGAAGATCTTTCGGAACTTGACCTCCATGACAAGCGTCTTGCCAGCCTTCACATGTTGGACGAATTTTGCGGCAAGTTGGTAACGCTGGATGTGTCGGGAAATAAGCTGAACCACTTGGAGGGCGTGCCTTCAACCATTCGAGAACTTAAGGTGTCTCAAAACTTTTTGACGGAGTTGACATCGTGGGATCATCTGATGAACCTGCAATATGTGGATATTTCTGGCAATGAGGTGACGAGTCTGTCGGCTTTGAAGAACCTGGTCCACCTTCGAAGTATCAAGGCTGATAATAATCAGCTTACAAGTCTGGATGGCTTAGACGCTCACGATGGATTGTTGCATGTGCGGGCCAGGAACAACATGATTGAGGAAGTCGATTTTGCGGCGTCGCGATTTGTACGGCTTGAGGACCTGGATTTGGGCGGCAATCGAATCAGCTCCGTGCAAAACTTGGACATGCTTCCGGCGCTGGCCCGTTTAAAGCTATCCAAGAACAAACTAACGGCTCTTCCCATGGCAGAGTGCATGAAGTCACTGCGACACCTTGATGTCAGTGACAATGAGTTGCTTGTGCTAGACATTGCTTCATTCCCCAGCCTCCATTCAATACACGCGGATAGAAACCACATCAGCCAGGTATGTGGATTTGATCGAACTCGCCGGCTAGACAGTCTATCCCTTCGTGAGCAACGAGGAAAAACTCCACTGGATCTCGGCTTCTTATCCAGTGCATATGAAGTTCGCAAGCTATTTTTGTCAGGCAACTACATGCGAGAATTTGAGCCACGGGTCGACTTTCTCAACATGCAGCTTCTCGAGCTATCCAACTGCGGGCTGCAGCGCCTTCCGGACAAAATGGGCCAGTTGATGCCAAACTTGCGAACGCTGAACATCAACTTCAATGCGCTAAGTGACCTGTCGCCTCTGCAGTTCATCCCTCGACTCAAGAAGCTTCTCGCGGCGGGGAACAGACTGGCCGACTCGACGCGGGTAACACAATTGTTGACAGAGTTCCCCCATTTGACACGGCTTGATGTCCGCGACAACCCGGTGACGCTGGGATTCTACGCTCCGCTGCAAGTTCTGGTACCAACTGACGGCTCAGGCGTGGCGGATCCCTTTGTTCTGCCTGATGCCGACGTCGCTAGGGACGAGATGTTTGCAAGTAGGCTAGACGAGGCTACGAGGCTGCGGAGACGGCTGCACCAAGTCGTTCTCGTAGCGAGCTGTGGACGGTTACGAATGCTGGATGGTCTTGCCGTCCGCCGGCGAGAAGTCCTAGCACGAGATCAGATGCTGCAGACACTGATTAATGACGGACTCGTTCCCGACCCGGAGCGGCCGCAGGTGCAAGAGAAGGAATCGGAGCCTATCGATGCGAATCTAAACGGTCCAGATGCAATTGACGAGGAGACCATGGCAGATGAACAAGCTAGAGCACAGCTTGAGGAGGAAGCCGAAACAGCGTGGCACAATACCATTCACGAAAATCAGTAG
- the ECI3 gene encoding Enoyl-CoA delta isomerase 3 — translation MSLFTVPIPPCGAHPGGSITATQPQPQVYLLTFVSPPDNRLTTAFCRALLQALDILEFGGYTPGVVVTTSGIPKFYSNGLDLEHAINTDGFWQLFFDLWTRLLTYPMPTVALLNGHTFAGGLMLAQAHDYRLAPDPKGFLCLNEVLFGAPLKPPMAAIFRHRLAPQAYRTVALEGRRFTGQQAVEYGLADATAASLDDALRFIAERQLTEKAKAGVYGVIKTELHKDLLKELRKEGVDREEARFNEDQRLDGERKEFGKVWFEQWNKENKSKL, via the exons ATGTCCCTCTTCACCGTGCCCATCCCCCCCTGCGGCGCCCACCCAGGCGGCTCCATCACCGCCACCCAGCCGCAGCCCCAAGTCTACCTGCTCACCTTCGTCTCCCCCCCGGACAACCGCCTCACGACCGCGTTCTGCCGCGCCCTCCTCCAGGCCCTCGACATCCTCGAGTTCGGCGGCTACACCCCCGGtgtcgtcgtcaccaccagCGGCATCCCCAAGTTCTACTCCAACGGCCTGGACCTCGAGCACGCCATCAACACCGACGGCTTCTGGCAGCTCTTCTTCGACCTGTGGACGCGCCTCCTAAC gtACCCGATGCCCACGGTCGCCCTCCTCAACGGACACACCTTCGCCGGCGGCCTGATGCTCGCGCAAGCCCACGACTACCGCCTGGCCCCAGACCCCAAGGGCTTCCTCTGCCTGAACGAGGTTCTCTTCGGGGCGCCGCTCAAGCCCCCCATGGCCGCCATCTTCCGGCACCGCCTGGCGCCGCAGGCCTACCGCACCGTGGCCCTCGAGGGCCGCCGCTTCACGGGCCAGCAGGCCGTCGAGTACGGGCTCGCcgacgccacggccgcctcgctcgacgacgccctgCGCTTCATCGCCGAGCGCCAGCTGACGGAGAAGGCGAAAGCCGGCGTCTACGGCGTCATCAAGACGGAGCTGCACAAGGACCTGCTCAAGGAGCTGCGCAAGGAGGGCGTCGACAGGGAGGAGGCCCGCTTCAACGAGGACCAGAGGCTCGACGGCGAGCGGAAGGAGTTTGGAAAGGTGTGGTTTGAGCAGTGGAACAAGGAGAACAAATCTAAGCTGTGA